One window of the Pseudomonas lurida genome contains the following:
- the rdgB gene encoding RdgB/HAM1 family non-canonical purine NTP pyrophosphatase, whose protein sequence is MMNLTQLVLASHNAGKLKELQAMLGDAVQLRSIGEFSQVEPEETGLSFVENAILKARNAARLSGLPALADDSGLAVDFLGGAPGIYSARYADGKGDAANNAKLLDALKDVPDAERGAQFVCVLALVRHADDPLPILCEGLWHGRILHAASGEHGFGYDPLFWVPERNVSSAELSPADKNQISHRARAMDLLRQRLSLK, encoded by the coding sequence ATGATGAACCTTACCCAACTCGTACTGGCCAGCCATAACGCCGGCAAACTCAAAGAACTGCAGGCCATGCTCGGCGACGCCGTGCAACTGCGCTCGATTGGCGAGTTCAGCCAGGTGGAGCCGGAAGAGACCGGGCTGTCGTTCGTCGAGAACGCTATCCTCAAGGCGCGTAATGCCGCACGCCTCTCCGGCCTGCCGGCGCTGGCGGATGACTCGGGCCTGGCGGTCGACTTCCTCGGTGGTGCACCGGGCATTTATTCGGCACGCTACGCCGACGGCAAGGGCGACGCCGCCAACAACGCCAAGCTGCTGGATGCGCTCAAGGACGTGCCGGACGCTGAACGCGGTGCGCAGTTCGTCTGCGTGCTGGCACTGGTTCGGCATGCCGACGACCCGCTGCCGATCCTGTGCGAAGGCTTGTGGCACGGGCGCATCCTGCATGCGGCCAGCGGTGAGCATGGGTTTGGCTATGACCCGCTGTTCTGGGTACCGGAGCGTAACGTTTCCAGCGCCGAACTGAGCCCGGCCGACAAGAACCAGATCAGCCACCGCGCCCGCGCAATGGATTTGCTGCGCCAACGCCTGAGCCTGAAATGA
- the hemW gene encoding radical SAM family heme chaperone HemW, producing the protein MTQNTSAQPLIHGGAQTPRAALPVLPPLALYIHIPWCVRKCPYCDFNSHTASKVLPEEEYVDALLADLDQDLHAVYGRELSSIFFGGGTPSLFSAAALGRLLKGVEARIPFARDIEITLEANPGTFEQEKFVAYRKLGINRLSIGIQSFQQEKLEALGRIHNGDEAVRAAGMARQAGFDNFNLDLMHGLPDQSLDDALGDLRQAIALKPTHLSWYQLTLEPNTVFWNQPPALPEDDTLWDIQEAGQALLAEHGYAQYEVSAYAQPGRPARHNLNYWSFGDFIGIGAGAHGKLSHPDGRIVRTWKTRAPKDYLNPAKSFQAGAKELTNEELPFEFLMNALRLTKGVDARLYAERTGLDLASLDEGRREAEQSGLMQVEPSRLAATDRGQLFLNDLLQKFLS; encoded by the coding sequence ATGACCCAGAACACCTCTGCGCAACCACTGATCCACGGTGGCGCGCAAACACCTCGGGCGGCCTTGCCTGTGCTGCCGCCCCTGGCGCTGTATATCCATATCCCTTGGTGCGTGCGCAAATGCCCCTATTGCGACTTCAACTCCCACACCGCCAGTAAAGTACTGCCGGAAGAAGAGTACGTGGACGCGCTACTGGCCGACCTCGATCAGGACCTGCACGCGGTCTACGGCCGCGAGCTGAGTTCGATCTTCTTTGGCGGCGGCACGCCGAGCCTGTTCAGCGCCGCTGCGCTGGGCCGCCTGCTCAAGGGCGTGGAAGCACGCATCCCGTTTGCCCGCGATATCGAGATCACCCTGGAAGCCAACCCCGGGACGTTCGAGCAAGAAAAATTCGTCGCGTATCGCAAGCTGGGAATCAATCGCCTGTCCATCGGCATCCAGAGCTTCCAGCAGGAAAAGCTCGAGGCCCTGGGCCGCATCCACAACGGCGACGAAGCCGTGCGCGCCGCCGGCATGGCGCGCCAGGCCGGGTTTGATAACTTCAACCTCGACCTGATGCACGGTTTGCCCGATCAGTCCCTGGATGACGCCCTGGGTGACCTGCGCCAGGCCATCGCGCTCAAGCCAACGCACCTGTCGTGGTACCAACTGACCCTGGAACCCAACACCGTGTTCTGGAACCAGCCGCCCGCGCTGCCCGAAGACGACACGCTCTGGGACATCCAGGAAGCCGGCCAGGCGCTGCTTGCCGAACACGGCTATGCACAATATGAAGTGTCGGCCTATGCCCAACCGGGTCGCCCTGCGCGACATAACCTCAATTACTGGAGCTTCGGTGACTTCATTGGCATCGGCGCAGGCGCCCACGGCAAGCTCAGCCATCCTGATGGGCGCATCGTGCGCACCTGGAAGACCCGTGCACCGAAGGACTACCTCAACCCGGCTAAAAGCTTTCAGGCCGGCGCGAAGGAACTGACCAACGAAGAACTGCCATTCGAGTTCCTGATGAACGCCCTGCGCCTCACCAAAGGCGTCGACGCCAGGCTCTACGCCGAGCGTACCGGCCTCGACCTGGCGAGCCTCGATGAAGGCCGCCGAGAGGCAGAACAAAGTGGCTTAATGCAGGTCGAACCGTCACGCCTGGCGGCGACCGACCGCGGGCAACTCTTTCTCAATGACCTGTTGCAGAAGTTTTTGAGCTGA
- a CDS encoding DUF3392 domain-containing protein, protein MDLVLDLLATVSRWSRSNLSEISLALVGCLLVLFGADIKGWVEARLGSIAGALRVPLMALVCMIGSGAALIYATPWIVRGLSQFNNYSLAPVLVVVLVLIGVVADRR, encoded by the coding sequence ATGGATTTGGTACTCGACCTGCTCGCCACCGTATCCCGCTGGAGCCGTAGCAACCTGTCGGAAATCTCCCTGGCTCTCGTCGGCTGCCTGCTGGTGCTGTTTGGTGCCGATATCAAAGGTTGGGTGGAAGCGCGCTTGGGCAGCATCGCGGGTGCGTTGCGCGTACCGTTGATGGCATTGGTGTGCATGATCGGCAGCGGCGCGGCGTTGATCTATGCCACGCCGTGGATTGTGCGGGGGTTGAGCCAATTCAATAACTACAGCCTGGCACCGGTGTTGGTGGTGGTGCTGGTATTGATTGGCGTCGTTGCCGACCGTCGC
- the metW gene encoding methionine biosynthesis protein MetW, with the protein MRADLEIIQDWIPAGSRVLDLGCGDGELLSWLRDNKQVTGYGLENDPDNIAQCVAKGINVIEQDLDKGLGNFASNSFDIVVMTQALQAVHYPDRILDEMLRVGRQCIITFPNFGHWRCRWYLATKGRMPVSDFLPYTWYNTPNIHFCTFEDFEALCSEREAKVINRLAVDQQHRHGWASKLWPNLLGEIGIYRVSSPGLTDHKIAV; encoded by the coding sequence ATGAGAGCCGACCTGGAAATCATCCAAGACTGGATCCCCGCCGGCAGCCGCGTGCTCGACCTTGGCTGCGGCGATGGCGAACTGCTGAGCTGGCTGCGCGACAACAAGCAAGTCACCGGCTATGGCCTGGAAAACGACCCGGACAACATCGCCCAGTGCGTGGCCAAGGGCATCAACGTGATCGAGCAGGACCTGGACAAGGGCCTGGGCAACTTTGCCAGCAACAGCTTTGACATCGTGGTGATGACCCAGGCCCTGCAGGCGGTGCATTACCCAGACCGCATCCTCGACGAAATGCTGCGCGTAGGCCGCCAGTGCATCATCACCTTCCCCAACTTCGGCCACTGGCGCTGCCGCTGGTACCTGGCCACCAAGGGCCGCATGCCGGTGTCGGACTTCCTGCCGTACACGTGGTACAACACGCCGAACATCCACTTCTGCACCTTCGAAGACTTCGAAGCCCTGTGCAGTGAGCGTGAAGCCAAGGTGATCAACCGCCTTGCCGTCGATCAACAGCATCGCCACGGCTGGGCGAGTAAGCTATGGCCCAATCTGTTGGGCGAAATCGGAATTTACCGGGTCAGCAGCCCTGGCCTGACAGACCACAAGATTGCCGTCTAA
- a CDS encoding DUF4426 domain-containing protein — MSRLAVFLLTACLGASAMAADAIDANRKKDFGDITVHYNTFTSSFLQPETAQKVGVVRSKEKGLINVTVIKGVTPVAAQVTGTIKDLGGKSEILTFKQINEKGGINYLAPYAVTQREYKTFTINVETGGKAHSFQFNQELFPAE, encoded by the coding sequence ATGAGTCGTTTGGCTGTTTTTCTATTGACCGCATGCCTGGGCGCCAGCGCCATGGCTGCGGACGCTATCGACGCTAATCGCAAGAAAGACTTCGGCGATATCACTGTTCACTACAACACGTTCACCTCCAGCTTCCTGCAACCGGAAACCGCCCAGAAGGTCGGCGTGGTACGCAGCAAGGAGAAGGGCTTGATCAACGTGACCGTGATCAAGGGCGTGACGCCCGTGGCCGCGCAAGTGACGGGCACCATCAAGGATTTGGGCGGCAAGAGCGAGATTCTCACCTTCAAGCAAATCAATGAAAAAGGTGGCATCAATTATCTCGCGCCCTACGCCGTGACCCAGCGCGAATACAAGACGTTTACCATCAACGTTGAAACCGGGGGCAAAGCCCATAGTTTCCAATTCAACCAGGAACTGTTTCCGGCCGAATGA